One Besnoitia besnoiti strain Bb-Ger1 chromosome Unknown contig00075, whole genome shotgun sequence DNA segment encodes these proteins:
- a CDS encoding cytochrome b (encoded by transcript BESB_075820): MSLFRAHLVFYRCALNLNSSYNFGFLVAITFVLQIITGITLAFRYTSEASCAFASVQHLVREVAAGWEFRMLHATTASFVFLCILIHMSRGMYNSSYSYLTTAWMSGLVLYLLTIATAFLGYVLPWGQMSFWGATVITNLLSPIPYLVPWLLGGYYVSDVTLKRFFVLHFILPFVGCILIVLHIFYLHLNGSSNPAGIDSALKVAFYPHMLMTDAKCLSYLIGLIFLQTAFGLIELSHPDNSIPVNRFVTPLHIVPEWYFLAYYAVLKVIPSKTGGLLVFMLSTCQ; the protein is encoded by the coding sequence atgagtctattccgggcacacctcgtcttttatcggtgtgctctcaatctaaattcatcttataactttggtttcttagttgcaattacctttgtactccaaataattacaggtatcactttagcgttccgatatacttctgaagcatcttgtgcatttgctagtgttcaacatctagttagagaggtagcagcaggatgggaatttaggatgttgcatgcaacaactgcttctttcgtcttcttgtgtatcttaatacacatgtctcgaggtatgtataactccagctatagttatttaactactgcttggatgtctggtttagttttatatctacttactatagccactgctttcctcggttatgtactaccatggggacagatgagtttctggggtgctacagtcattactaatctcctttctccaataccatatttagtaccttggttactcggtggatactatgtatctgatgtaacattaaaacgattctttgtattgcactttatattaccttttgtaggttgcattctaattgtattacacatcttctatttacatttaaatggttctagtaaccctgcaggtattgattccgcacttaaagtagccttctatcctcatatgttaatgaccgatgctaaatgtctatcctatctaattggtttaattttcttacaaacggcttttggtttgattgaattatcgcacccagataactccataccagtgaaccggtttgtaactccgcttcatatcgtacctgaatggtactttttagcatattatgcggtgttaaaagtaatcccatccaaaaccggtggtttgttagtatttatgttatcaacatgtcaatga
- a CDS encoding uncharacterized protein (encoded by transcript BESB_075830) — protein MIAVHHHPTGLLKTAKSVGFQYPTTLRLFHIGYVLGVIYGFLFSLILTARENYYSDASLISSIVLGVIISETGLFISFFWGVYTTSWTTGLDLEGLCLPDPSSLVLFMTIMLSALAEHS, from the coding sequence atgattgcagtacaccaccaccccactggactgcttaagacagctaaaagtgttggatttcaatatcctactacattaagattattccacatcggttatgttctaggcgtaatatatggattcttgttctcactcatcttaacagcgagagaaaactactactcagatgctagtctaatcagtagcatcgtacttggagttatcatctctgagacaggattatttatcagctttttctggggagtatatactacgagttggactactggtttagatcttgaaggtctttgtttaccggatccaagttctcttgtgcttttcatgaccatcatgttaagtgcattagcagagcatagttaa